A part of Plasmodium coatneyi strain Hackeri chromosome 8, complete sequence genomic DNA contains:
- a CDS encoding 40S ribosomal protein S20e, whose product MSKLMKGAVESEKFRLRRIRIALTSKSLRAIEKVCSDIMKGAKEKNLNVSGPVRLPVKTLRITTRKSPCGEGTNTWDRFELRIYKRLIDLYSQCEVVTQMTSINIDPGVEVEVIITDS is encoded by the exons ATGAGTAAATTGATGAAAGGAGCCGTTGAGAGCGAGAAGTTTAGACTTCGTCGCATTCGTATTGCTTTAACCTCCAAAAGTTTGAGGGCCATAGAGAAAG TCTGCAGCGACATCATGAAAGGcgcgaaggaaaagaaccTAAACGTGTCCGGACCAGTGAGGCTACCAGTAAAAACGCTCAGAATAACGACAAGAAAATCCCCCTGCGGTGAGGGTACCAACACCTGGGATAGGTTCGAGCTcagaatttataaaagacTGATTGACTTATATTCCCAATGTGAGGTTGTTACTCAGATGACTTCCATTAACATTGATCCTGGGGTTGAGGTGGAGGTTATTATAACAGATTCGtaa